From the Niveibacterium microcysteis genome, the window AACAAGGACTACGAGGGCTGGGGCGTCTACGCATGGAAAGGCCCGCGCAACGGCGCGCCGAAGTGGCCGGGCAACTGGCGCTTCAACCGCAAGGATGGCTACGGCGTGTTCTACGACGTTGCACTCGGCGAGGGCGCGACGATGATGGAATTCCTCATCACCGACGGCAAGGGCAACAAGAACTGCCCGAACGACCAGAAGCTCGAACTCTCGTCGAACCTCGCTCACAAGGGCCAGGAAGTCTGGATCCGTCAGGGCGAATGCAAGCTCTACTCGGCACGCCCGAAAGGCTGAACCCCGGCCACTCGAGAAAAAGCCCGCTTAATGCGGGCTTTTTTAATTTCAGCGCTGCATGCAGGCCTGCCAGCGGCCGTCGACGCGTTTTGCAAACCATTCGGTGGTGAGCTTGCGCGTGATCTTCGGGCTCTGCAGTTGAATCTGCGGCAGTAACTCGCGCGCCACAGGCTTGCCCGCGACATGGTCCGCCTGCGCCATCACACGCAGCCACAAGGGGCTCTGTGCGAAAGCCGCCGACTTTTCGAGCAGCAGATCGCGCCGGATCTCGCTGGCGTTCAGGCCGAGCTTGCCCGCCAGATCGAGCAGCGCAAGCTCGGTGCTGCTCTGCTCGCGCAAGGCCTGGCCATCGCGATAGCGCAGCAAATCGCCATCCAGCGAGAGCTTCCGCCCCGAAAGGCGTGCCACCGCGGCCTGAAATGCCGCGTTACGCGACGCATAGCGGCCGGCGTTGAAATCGGCGAAGCGATACAGCGGCGACGGATAGCTCGCCGGATAGTCGAGCAGGTTGGCGATGCCGAAATAGACCCCGCCGCGCCGCGTGAACACCTCGTCGCGTACCGTGCCGCGACGCGGATACGGGTAACGATGCGTCTGCAGGTAGTCCTCGGCAAAACTCACCGACACCTGCATCGGCCCGCCGGTGCGAATCGGATTCTTGTTGCCGAGCGCCTTCGCGAAGTCCGGCAACTCGGCGACCATCTCGTTGAACAGGCTGTTCATTTCCCGCTCGGTGCGCAGCGCATCGATGCGTTTGCCGTAGCTGCGGCCATCCCTTGAGGGCTTCAGCAGGGCCATGTCGACAACGACTGGCGGCACCAGGTAGCCGGCGGCCTTGCGGTAGAGCTCCTCGCGCACGATGTGGCCGAGGCCCGGCACCGGCGGGTCTGCAACGAAGCTCGACTCCTGCTCGATCACTGCGATTGCGGCGCAGAACTGCGCCTGGGTCGGCGCAAGCTGTTGCGCGGCAAAGGCGCGGAAGATGTCCTCTGCCCAGCCGTTGCGGTCGGTAGCCTTGGGTGGAATCAGGCGCAGCACCTGCGCGACGCCCTCGCGCTCTGAGGGATAAGGCGGGCGTGGTGGCTGTTGTGGTGGAACCGGCACGACCGGCGGCAAAGGCCGACCTGCGTCCGCCGGCGGAATCACGATGCCCGGCGCTGCGCCTGGTTGCGGCGCCGGCGGGGTTTCGATCGACGGGCTCTCGGGCGGCAGACCCTGTGGCGCGGTCACGCAGGCGGCCAGCAGCAGGGCCGGAATCAGGGCTTGAAGGACGGGGCGAATCATCTTGGCGCGGCGCTGCATCGGGTGACGGATGATAAGGCAGCGGACGCGGTAAGCTAGGCGCTGGCCCCACTTCGCGCACTGATCATGTCCGAACACGTCTTCCCCCTCACCCGCGAGCATGTCGCGCTGTGCGATCTGCTCAAGCTGCTGGCCATTGCGCAGTCTGGCGGCCATGCCAAGACCATGATCGCCGACGGTGTCGTCACGGTCGACGGCGAGGTCGAAACACGCAAGAAACGCAAGCTCGTTGGCGGTGAAGTCGTCCGCGCAGCGGGCGCCACGATCCGTGTGAAGCGCCCATGATTGGCGGCTGGGAACTCACCGCGCTGCTGCTGCTCGCCGGCCTGGTCTGGCTCTGGCTCGATAGCCTGCGCGCGCGTGATGCAGGCATTGTCGCGGCGCGCCGGCAGTGCGAGCGCGAAGGCCTGCAGCTGCTCGACGAGACGGTGGCGATCGCCAAGTTGCGGCTGGCCCGCAACGACGATGGCCAGCTGCGCCTGCAGCGTACCTACCGCTTCGAGTATTCCGATACCGGCGACAACCGCCGCAATGGCGAGGTCACGCTGACCGGCGCCGAGGTGGTCAGCCTCTATACCGGGCCGCGCGTGCTGCACTAGGGCACGGCATGACGTCAGCGGCGGCGGCGCTGCCCCTGGCCGCCCTGCTGCATACCGCCGCCGGGGCCACGCATGTCGCTGTTGCGGCTGTTTTCCATCTCGATCCGGTCGGCAAGCAATGGCACCGTCGCCGGCAGCATTTCATCGGCGACGCTGCGCTGACGTTCGTCGAGCACCCGGTAGAGATCGCCCGCTGCGGCGCTGATCTGATCGAGTGCGGCGAGTCGGTTGCGCAAGGGGGCGATGCGGTCCTCCACGCGATGCAGTGCGTCACCCTGCGCCGATACGGCGCGCGGGCGCTGCATGTCAGACAACAGCGCCTGCAGGCGGTCGGTATAGGCGAGCCAAAGCGCCTCCTGACGGCGATCCAACCGCAGCGCATCGTGCAGCAGCTCCAGTTGCATCGTGAGCGAATCCTGCGGCTGCTCGATTGCGCCGCCGCGTTGCCCGCCGGGCCCGCCAGGGCCTCCACGCTGCGATCGCCCCTCACCCGATGGCGGCCCTCGACGACTTTCGTCCGGACCGCATTGCGTCGCGCACCCGGCGACGACTACCGCGACAAGAAGGCTGGAAACTGAGGCGCGCAACATGTTCAAGAGACCGCGTCGATGAAAGCGCAACACCTTAGTGGCTGCGCGGTTGCGATGTGCGCTTGCCGCGGGTGGAGGTGCAATCAGATGTAAGCGCCGCGCAGCGCCTACAATTGCAAACCCCCCACGTGTCGAGTCGACAATGCGTTTCTCACTTGCGATCCATGGTGGCGCCGGCACGATCCGGCGCTGTGACTTGAGCGCCGGCGACGAGGTCGCGCTGCGCGCCAGCCTTGCGGCCGCGCTCGAAGCCGGTCATGCGGTGTTGCGCCGCGGCGGCCCTGCGCTCGATGCGGTTGAGGCGGCCGTGGTGGCACTGGAGGACGACCCGCGTTTCAACGCGGGGCGCGGCGCGGTGTTCAACGAGGCCGGCTTCGTTGAGCTCGAAGCGGCCGTGATGGACGGCAGCACACGCGCGGCCGGATCGGTGACCGGCCTGCGACGCGTGCGGAACCCGGTGAAGCTGGCGCGCGAGGTGATGCGCCGCACGCCCCATGTCACCCTTGGCTTCGAAGCGGCCGAGCGATTCGCCGAGCGCTGTGGTCTGGCGCTCGATCTGCCGAACTACTTCTACACCGAGGCGCGCTGGCAGGCGCTTCAGCAGGAGCTGACACGCATCGCGGCGGGCGGGCGCGAGAGTGAGGCCTCCGAGCAGGTACGCCACGGCACCGTCGGTGCAGTCGCGTGCGACGCGGCGGGGTGCCTCGCTGCCGCCACCTCCACCGGCGGGCGTACGGCGAAGATGGCGGGCCGCATTGGCGACACCCCGGTGATCGGTGCCGGCACCTGGGCCGACGACACCGTCGCGGTGTCATGCACCGGGCACGGCGAATCCTTCGTGCGCGGCGCGGTCGCGCACGAGATCTCGGCGCGCATGCGCCTGGCCGGGCAATCGCTCGCGCAAGCGACCGAATCGGCCTTGCGTGAGACGCTGACCGAGCTTGGTGGTACCGGTGGTGTGATCGCGGTCGACCGTAACGGTCAAATTGCAATGCCATTCAACAGCGAGGGCATGTATCGCGCAGCGGTGAGCGAGGGCGGTGCCGCGCAGGTGGCGATCTATCGCGAGGACGCGGTATGAGCGGACCGATGAGCGCCCCGCATTTCGAGCGTGCGCGCCTGTGGTGGGGCATGGGCTGGGCGCTTGTCGCCCTGGTGATCTTCTTTTCGCTCGAACCCAAGCCGCCCGAAGTGCCGGGCGATCCGGGCAACTGGAGCGGCCACCTCATCGCATACGGCACGCTGGCAGGCTGGTTCACCCGCTTGTTGTACGCGCGGCGTTCGCGCTTCCTTGCCTTGGGCCTGCTTGTGTCGATGGGCGTGGTGCTCGAATTCCTGCAGGGCATGACGGGGTATCGCACCTACGATCCGCTCGACATGCTGGCAAACAGCTGCGGCGTGCTGCTGGGACTCGCGCTGGCGCCACCACGTCTTCCGAACGGCTTGCCCACGCTGGAACGCTGGCTGCGCCGAGTCACCGGATGAAGCAGGCACTTGGCACCGGCGTGCTGTGCGCGCTGGGTGCGGGCCTCTTGTGGGGGCTCGTATTTGTCGCGCCGCGGATGCTCCCCGACTATCCGCCGACCCTGCTTGCGTTCGGGCGCTATCTGGCTTTCGGGTTGATCGCGCTGCCGCTCGCCTGGCGCGACCGAGCCGCGCTGGCGCGCTTGCGTGCCGCCGACTGGCGCATGGCCTTCGAGCTGGCGCTGGCCGGCAACATCCTCTACTACCTGTGTCTTGCGAGCGCGATCCAGCTTGCCGATGCGCCCCTGCCTACGCTGATCATCGGCACCCTGCCGGTGGTGATTGCGCTGTTGAGCAATGCGCGCGACGCCACCTTGCCCTGGCGCAGCCTGTTGCCGGCGCTGGGTCTGATCGGGCTTGGCATCGGGCTCGTCAATCAGCAGGAACTCGCCCGCCTCGCGCCGGGCGCCGGGCGCCACTACGGCCTTGGCGTGCTGTTTGCGCTCGGCGCACTGCTGTGCTGGACCTGGTATCCGATCCGCAATGCTCGCTGGCTCAAGCAGCATGCCACGCTGGGTTCCAGCACCTGGGCCACGGCGCAGGGGCTCGCCACGCTGCCGCTCGCGCTGTTCGGCTTTGTCGCGACGCTTGCTGTGGCGCGACCAGCGGGCTACGCGCTGCCGTTCGGCCCGCAACCGCAGCGCTACTTGATGCTGATGCTGGCGATGGGCCTGTTTGCATCCTGGCTGGGCACTTTGCTTTGGAACCGCGCGAGTCGTCTGCTGCCTGCCGCGCTGAGCGGCCAGCTGATCGTGTTCGAAACGCTCGCGGCGTTTGCCTACGCTTTTCTGTGGCGTGCGGAGATGCCCGCATTGCCGGCGCTGGCCGGCATGGCGCTGATGCTCGCCGGGGTTGTAGCGGCAGTCTGGGCGGTGCAACGCCAGCGTGGCGTGTGAGCGGGTTTAGTGGCGGCGCTGCGCGAGTTCGGCGCGCCGCAGCACGCTGTCGAGCGCTTCGTCTTCTGGCTGCAATTGGGCACTGCC encodes:
- a CDS encoding DUF3301 domain-containing protein, which encodes MIGGWELTALLLLAGLVWLWLDSLRARDAGIVAARRQCEREGLQLLDETVAIAKLRLARNDDGQLRLQRTYRFEYSDTGDNRRNGEVTLTGAEVVSLYTGPRVLH
- a CDS encoding VanZ family protein is translated as MSAPHFERARLWWGMGWALVALVIFFSLEPKPPEVPGDPGNWSGHLIAYGTLAGWFTRLLYARRSRFLALGLLVSMGVVLEFLQGMTGYRTYDPLDMLANSCGVLLGLALAPPRLPNGLPTLERWLRRVTG
- a CDS encoding isoaspartyl peptidase/L-asparaginase family protein, whose product is MRFSLAIHGGAGTIRRCDLSAGDEVALRASLAAALEAGHAVLRRGGPALDAVEAAVVALEDDPRFNAGRGAVFNEAGFVELEAAVMDGSTRAAGSVTGLRRVRNPVKLAREVMRRTPHVTLGFEAAERFAERCGLALDLPNYFYTEARWQALQQELTRIAAGGRESEASEQVRHGTVGAVACDAAGCLAAATSTGGRTAKMAGRIGDTPVIGAGTWADDTVAVSCTGHGESFVRGAVAHEISARMRLAGQSLAQATESALRETLTELGGTGGVIAVDRNGQIAMPFNSEGMYRAAVSEGGAAQVAIYREDAV
- a CDS encoding RNA-binding S4 domain-containing protein → MSEHVFPLTREHVALCDLLKLLAIAQSGGHAKTMIADGVVTVDGEVETRKKRKLVGGEVVRAAGATIRVKRP
- a CDS encoding DUF1615 domain-containing protein, encoding MIRPVLQALIPALLLAACVTAPQGLPPESPSIETPPAPQPGAAPGIVIPPADAGRPLPPVVPVPPQQPPRPPYPSEREGVAQVLRLIPPKATDRNGWAEDIFRAFAAQQLAPTQAQFCAAIAVIEQESSFVADPPVPGLGHIVREELYRKAAGYLVPPVVVDMALLKPSRDGRSYGKRIDALRTEREMNSLFNEMVAELPDFAKALGNKNPIRTGGPMQVSVSFAEDYLQTHRYPYPRRGTVRDEVFTRRGGVYFGIANLLDYPASYPSPLYRFADFNAGRYASRNAAFQAAVARLSGRKLSLDGDLLRYRDGQALREQSSTELALLDLAGKLGLNASEIRRDLLLEKSAAFAQSPLWLRVMAQADHVAGKPVARELLPQIQLQSPKITRKLTTEWFAKRVDGRWQACMQR
- a CDS encoding pullulanase-associated domain-containing protein, with the translated sequence MKKTMISLLAVALLGTSAAFAQEQDPADLPEKPTGLQPWTLRVHYARDNKDYEGWGVYAWKGPRNGAPKWPGNWRFNRKDGYGVFYDVALGEGATMMEFLITDGKGNKNCPNDQKLELSSNLAHKGQEVWIRQGECKLYSARPKG
- a CDS encoding DMT family transporter encodes the protein MKQALGTGVLCALGAGLLWGLVFVAPRMLPDYPPTLLAFGRYLAFGLIALPLAWRDRAALARLRAADWRMAFELALAGNILYYLCLASAIQLADAPLPTLIIGTLPVVIALLSNARDATLPWRSLLPALGLIGLGIGLVNQQELARLAPGAGRHYGLGVLFALGALLCWTWYPIRNARWLKQHATLGSSTWATAQGLATLPLALFGFVATLAVARPAGYALPFGPQPQRYLMLMLAMGLFASWLGTLLWNRASRLLPAALSGQLIVFETLAAFAYAFLWRAEMPALPALAGMALMLAGVVAAVWAVQRQRGV